In Rhinolophus ferrumequinum isolate MPI-CBG mRhiFer1 chromosome 18, mRhiFer1_v1.p, whole genome shotgun sequence, a genomic segment contains:
- the LOC117037456 gene encoding high mobility group protein B1-like, translating into MGKGDPKKPRGKMSSYAFFVQTCREEHKKKHPDASVNFSEFSKKCSERWKTMSAKEKGKFEDMAKADKARYEREMKTYIPPKGETKKKFKDPNAPKRPPSAFFLFCSEYRPKIKGEHPGLSIGDVAKKLGEMWNNTAADDKQPYEKKAAELKEKYEKDIAAYRAKGKPDAAKKGVVKAEKSKKKKEEEEDEEDEEDEEEEEDEEDEDEEEDDDDE; encoded by the coding sequence atgggCAAAGGAGATCCTAAGAAGCCGAGAGGCAAAATGTCATCATATGCATTCTTTGTGCAAACTTGCCGGGAGGAGCACAAGAAGAAGCACCCAGATGCTTCAGTCAACTTCTCAGAGTTTTCTAAGAAGTGCTCAGAGAGGTGGAAGACCATGTCtgctaaagaaaagggaaaatttgaagACATGGCAAAGGCTGACAAGGCCCgttatgaaagagaaatgaaaacttatatccctcctaaaggggaaacaaaaaagaagttcAAGGATCCCAATGCACCCAAGAGGCCTCCTTCggcctttttcttgttttgttctgagtATCGCCCAAAAATCAAAGGAGAGCATCCCGGCCTATCCATTGGTGATGTTGCAAAGAAGCTGGGAGAGATGTGGAATAACACTGCTGCAGATGACAAGCAGCCTTATGAGAAGAAGGCTGCAGAGCTGAAGGAAAAATACGAAAAGGATATTGCTGCATACCGAGCTAAAGGAAAGCCTGATGCAGCAAAAAAGGGAGTTGTCAAGgctgaaaagagcaagaaaaagaaggaagaggaggaggacgaggaagatgaagaggatgaggaagaggaggaagatgaagaagatgaagatgaagaagaagatgatgatgatgaataa